The genomic stretch agagggatggtgCATcgactaagggaatgatatctgtgtgtatatatcaaaagacaaggaaagtggtggtgattaattggaatgtattggaaagtgtaggacctgtgcatgacgtagatggtatagaataaggggtggatactgtcctggttttggctggaatagagttaattttcttcctagtagctggcatagtgctgtgttttggatttaggatgagaataatgctgataacacgctgatgttttagttgttgctaagtactgcttatgctagtcaagggcttttcatcttcccatgctctgccaggtgcacaaaaaaacctgggagggggcacagccaggacagctgacccaaactgaccaaagggctattccataccatatgacatcatgctcagtatataaactggggggagttggctgggggcagcgatcgctgtttggggactggctgggcgttggtcggcgggtggtgagcagttgcattgtgcatcacttattttgtatattattattattactactttcttttcctctgatgtcctattaaactgtgtttatctcaacccacgaattttactttttttttcaattctttcccccatcccactggggatggggagagtgAGCACATggttgtgtggtgtttagctgcctgctgggttaaaccagaCCACCAGCAGAAAGCTGATTTCTCACTATGCCACAAAACCCTCCTAGTGCTGATACAAAAATTCGTGGATACTATTCctcaaagtccgaacctctccgtaagaggaaacggagtattcagaaagttcccaaaataaaactcaatagcaacaaagttactattaagcaggcattctttattgcagcgctgggcagcactggggatcgttccaccatgagcGCTCCaatgatttggcaaacttcTAAAGATTATATAGGATTTCCgagaattcatctacataaacatgacactcattaacatatgcaaatgtcaaATCCGCATGTATAgtcatcctctttggtggtctttgggggtcctctggtggtctccaatagtcttcttcacttgtccgctagttgaacttttgggcttcctttgtccatttatggtCATTGAATTTGCTCATCAGTCCTTTTGGCCTTGGAATGCCATgaaaccagttccttgagtgcttATCTCGGCATGGGGGTCCTGAGTctgttatcagtgttttacacaggaagcctaacaagcttgctcagggtctgttttcAATCATGCtagacaaggagtcacattcttcgaaatatgtgtctcagcagataactaaaactgtctgagtcaggtattgtcagaggtttagccctttcagtGCAGTCCCTGAGGGTGAGCCTCCCTTCCCGCCGCAGGAGTTGAAGCTCTAATGAACTTCTGTGGGCACAGCTTTTGGTTGGGGTGGCCGGTCCCCGTCCGGCCGGGGACGCGTGGCCCAGGGATGCCGGCACAACACTGCAACCAAGTTTGCCCACCGGCAGGGACAGGACATGACTCCCCCCTCCTGCAGGACCTTCCCTCCCCTGTGCTCCTACTGCCCCAGCCccctgtccccaaccccagCTGCCACCAAATGCCATTGAGGAGCCAAGCCGGGCGCTCCACCACCACTCACCCCTCTCGCCGGCCTGGAGGGCATGGACGATGTTGTCGAGGTGGCAGCTGCTCTCGTCGAAGCTGTGCATGGCCATGTGGAAGGCCTCCTCCTGGAAGACCACATGGATGCCCTCCATGGCGAAGTAGCAGCTGCGCTCGGGGTTGCTGTCGCTGTAGAGCAGCGTGGCCCGGCTCCACTGATGGTGGCGGAAGAGGGCCAGCAGCATCTCACCCATCTTGGCGTAGGCAGGGGCGATGCGGGTGAGATGCGAGTACTCGCCGCCCTTGGCACCGAAGCCGGCGGCCAGCGCCCCCGCCGACAGCATGGGGACGTCCCAGCAGCAAGtcggggcggcggcgctgcaGGGCCACCATGTCCACCAGGCTGAAGAGGGCGCGGTTGCCGCACGCCGAGTCCTCGTAGGTGAGCTGGAAGGCGTAGCCGGGCGGCAGGCCGGCGCCGCTCTCCCGCAGGCACCGCACCGCGTACTCGATGGCCGGCCGCACCCGCCCCAGCGAGAAGAGGTAGGCGTCGTCCTgcggcagcagcaccagcacccggatcagcttctcctcctcctccgcgggaccgccgcccggcgccgccaGCACACAGCAGAGGCTACCGAGCAGCCAGGGTGGCATCGCGCCCACGCCACCCCCCCCTCCGAGACACCCGAGCTTCGGCAAGCTTTttgcctctcttcccctccGGCCTCGAAATTATTCGGTCGTGCTTTATTTCTCAGGTGTTTGGCGAATTAACAACCTGCCCCAGCCTGCGGGTTACGGACGGAGAATCCCGtctctgcttttcttattttcttatagatagatttttttttcttttttgcctcaccccccccaccccacccgccGGATCCCCCCGTGGGGCTGCCGGGCTGCGCCCTCCCCGCTTAAGTAGCGCAGGAGCGGCGGCGGCTTTCCGCACGCCCGGCGCGGCTGGGTTTGTGTGCAGGGAGGAGCCGGCCCGGGTGCTCCCACCCGCCCCCTCCGGCGGCTCCCTCGCGCCCGCACACCTCTGCCGTGGgccggggctgtggggcagctgcaAGCATGGAGACTGCCGAAACCGCAGGGCGAGGGGTATTCATATCATATATATAACACATATACGTATATACATGTACCTTCCTGCTAGGCTGCTGCCCTCCCTCTGAAGCGGGTCCCTGCAATCAGAGTCGGGGAGTAAAGGATCccattgcacttttttttttttttttttgtgggggggggggggggtagtcCAGCCCGGTTAAGCTGGGCTTTACTGCAGGAGAGATGCATTTGAGGCCCCCCTGAGGGCTCAGGGGTCGGTGCTCGGCAGGGCTGAGGGATTTAAGGGAGGAGGGGTTGTAGCATCAGCACTGGGGGATGCAGACGGGACCCTGAAGGGCACTGCAGAAGGGTGTGAGCAGGGCTGCCTGGGTCCCATCTCCTCACCCCGAAAGGTGCCCATGCTCAGGGACGGCATAACCCTATGGGGAAACCGGCACTGGATCTCTGACCCCTGTATCCCTCTGGGGTCTTTTTGAGACCCCCCCATGCCAAGAGGGCTCAGATGCAGTTTTCAGTCACTTCCCACCCACTGTGTCTCAGAGGCAAAATTTCATGCCCCAAGTAGCAGAGCTTTCCCTAGTGAAGGAAACAAATCCTGTTCTGAGAttattttcttgggaaaaaaaaagaataactttTTGAATCATCTTGACAACACTGCCTGGTCAGAGCATGTTAAATGCATCCCTATTCAGCTCTACTTACTGGTCATAAAGCTGCTATGCTTAAGATTTTGTTAGTGTCCATTTAAAATGGACACTCCTGTTTTGGAATAAAGAACAAAGTCAATGTGAAAtgtgcaaaatgttttgtgaaagaGGCTTTGGGATACCTGATGCTTTTTGACAGCTAAATCCTAAAGGATGGCTCTCTGTGGATTTTTCTGTGCCCCATAAGAGCACACATCCTCAAacccagagcagggctgcacGGTTTGATGTTTTAAGGTTACTCGGAGAGTGCCAGGTTTGTATTCGAAAGGTGAGTAAACTGTTCCTCACTTTACAGACAGGTTTGTTTAGTTCAGCACAGAGGTCGTTGTCACGGCAGTATGTGTAAACTTACTTTTGTTGCTGCCTTCACTGTGCAGTCTATGAATGAGAAGCCTGGGCTCCTGGGGTGACCATCTGCTCACCTTTAAGATGCctcaattaaaaagaaaagaaagctggaagCGCTTGTGCAATTACAACTGAGAAGTGGAATGGAAACAGCAGATAACACGATGTACAGAAATAATaatcaaaaaaatcttttttttcaggagcatTTATCTAATGGAGCTCGGTAAAATAAAGAAGCTCAGAAATTCAAAGATGGGTAGCTTCTCCGAGAAATGTGCCACGTAGTTTTATTTGATTACTGAATTGAACTTCAGTGTTCTTGAAGATTACATAAACATCAACCCTGGTGAAGTTCGTTTTGAATGTTCCTGTACTATAAATTATGTTAggcatttttttgttgcaaATGACTCCGTATAACATAGTGGAGATTAAGCAGACTGTTACAATATACAACATGCCAGCCATCTTCACCACAAAGcttgcaaaaacattttcttaagacacattttgaaatgctgacctTTGTATGGTGACCCTACAGATGTGTTTACAACACCAAAATCTGGACAGATCTCTCTTGATTCCCTCCTTCCcctaccaaaatatttttttcattttatgtgtgAGCTCCGTACTCTCCTAGCTGTCTTATTTGAGCATAAGCTGTGTAAACACAACAGAAGAGATAGCCCATAAATCACAGGGCTGCCATCCCTTCACACTGGCTGTTCCTTGTGAGTTAAAGTACTGCTGGGAATGAATAAGAGTGGGAGAAGCAGGGCCaacatgaggggaaaaagaaacaaaaggcatCTGGCCAGTACTGTTTAGCAGTAGTAGTgtcaagacagattttttttcttttagaaaaagattTGGCCCACAGTATGTGGTCCTTACTCGCCTGAGCAATTGCATTCAACCTTATGGGAGTCACAGTGTCTCTGCGGGCCCAAAGTGTCATGAACATTTCAGTTGTTCCCCTTCACCTTAAGTGGCTTTATAAAGAAGAATCCCAGCCTGtgattgctttatttttctgagccAGAAAGTTCTGCACAAGAATTTACTTGTTAATTCCAATTCAAAATGTCACTTAATCCACCTCATCATTAGTTTACTTACAGTATTTTCCATAGCTATAAATCCAACATTTCTCCacagatgttatttttttttcagctacataaatgctttttaatagGACCAAATCCTGCAATCGTGAAGCAGTAGCAGACAGAATGCCCATGGACTGCAGTGAGAGCAGAGATTTCAGGATGGCCCTTTAGGACTAAGGTCATTACAGACATTATAGACACAGGCTATTTTCCCTCCAGAAATAACTCATACACAAATCAAGAATAATTTGACTCACTCCAGCTAGCATTAGCAACAGTCTGAACTGCCTGCTGCAGATTaagaaaattcttcacagaCAGGTTCACTGAAAACATAGTCCCCCCTAGAGGttgaaaagatgaaatattttaatataatctgTACTGTAAATATATCCTGCTATTCAGACTTTCAaattctttccttgtttttcaaTAAATctattctctttttatttcaaggaaTCTATATTCTTCTGGAATACACCTAAGGGATTTCTTACTGCAACATGATGTATCTGGGTGtctctttttgcattttgtggTCTTACCTTTGTATACTTACATTATGTAAAAATGCAATGCAGCTTTTAAGTGAAAATATTGCAGCATGAAAACTCAAGATGAGCAGTTCTGAtgataaaaaaatggaaaggggACATATTTACTTGTTCTGTCTTAATTGACACCAACTTCTGTGTAGATATGTATACAAGAGCTACAAAATGACAAAACTACACACAGAAAACATAAGCATACATACATTACATACAGTAATAACACTTTGCAAAACTCATTACTCTTGCTATCTTAACAGCTTCCACTTCACAGCACAAAGTAAGGTAAAGGCGGGCAGGTggatgtcatttttattttacaaataggGAGAACAGAacttgggaaggcaaactgTCGTGTCCCAGAGGTCTAGGGTGATCTCAAGATCATCCCTCCACTATACTGCTTATCTTTACTACCACTGCTAAAATCATGGCTTGATGGTCCCCAACTGTCACACAGTGCTACACCTACCCTTCCTTTCCCACCAATACTGAAAGGTGAGCTGAGATGCAGCCCCATGAGAGATGTGCTGTTTGATTATGTAAAAGCAGATGCTAAGATGAAAAAGACTGACCCTCCCCCAGTCGCAGATTCTGCTCATGTTCCCAGGGAGTATTTCAAAAGCACATACTCTTCTAAAACATACAAATTATGGGGCTAAAACACAAccctatatatacacacacacacatatataaccCAATGTAACCCAATCAGCACTTGCTGTGTTTCATCATATCTACAGGGTAATATTGAATGTGAAGTAATATGGTGAAAGACAACAAATCAGGAAATCTTTGCAGAGATATAAcattcaaagcaaaatacaggaaagcTTACATGGCTTACAGAAAAATCCTGCTCTCAGAGTCATCTTAGGAGGCCCCAGTCTGGTATAAGAATTATGGCAGTGATATGATTGTATGTTTCTTATACATATGTTAGGGACGTACCCCCATTTATCAAAATTATTCACAACTGGTATAAGTTAGAGCAACTTCAGGGCGGCCCAAATTAATACCTTGGGACTGATACGGTATAAATCACAGTCAGCAAATGTGTCTGTAACAGTCTTATTTCTGTGCCCCATGTAGTTATAGCAAAGGAACTGGATCCATATCTTCATTTCCATCCAAAGACTTTGGAGACtctgtgagagactgaaagaattAATGTATGTTGATGTTTCAAACATTGTGGcaagacaagttaaggtctccatagcgaCAAATTAGGGTCTGCATAGCAACACTAAACCACAGGCAAGAAGCAGATTGGCACAGAGTCTGTCAGAAGATGAGCGCAGTTCCGCCTTCTGATGTGCCTTACAACTCACCATATATGGCCAGAGGTcatacagagttcatttgagcAAGGGGCCCAGGACCACCCGAAAGACCCCTCACGGCCACCTCCCACAATGGTGCCTgcgcagaagatgaagaacattctggaacaagacCCATATAAGTCCTCAAGGGGGCGGGATTGGCACGATTGAGAGGTGGGAACTGgtctataaaagacacaactccaAAGAGCCATGTGCGTGCCCACTACCGGAGGATTGCCATGTTTACCATCGACATcgtgggatccaagggtggtgatctctctcccccccccctctttctccctctccttttcctctttttttcctttcttcttataaGTATTccaattagaacccacgttgcctaCTGTTACGCTTTCCTACTTCATGTTGCCTActgttatgctttccaagttcaggttggtttTTAGCATCAATAAAGCATTTAATCAATTGCttggtgttgtttcaccttaatttagcccaagggaatcacagaactgccacgatcctccctgggcagcccagtttggattgTGACAGACTCCCTGAAGCACTGCCCTTCACTGCATGCAGGAACAACATTAACGACCTTAAACTAGAGATATCTAATTAGCTGTTCCATGATACACTTTCAGTCACCTcatttcttctccccttccttttcagGTCAATCTATTTTGCATTATAGTAGGGATAAATCAGCTCTGacatattttatgtaaaaaaaaaagctgaaaacaggcAATAGATTTGCTTGTGAAGTTGTGAGAATAACTATTTTACAGTAGCAGCCCATCAAGACAGCATGTCTGAATTATATTCCATGTTTCCTTTCCAATTAATGCCCTAATCTGTGTGAACAATAAATGGTCCACCTTAGTAATGAGTGTATCTAAATATACAATACATTGCCAAGGAAATATAGGCCTCACTCAGATTCatgctaattttaaaatatggagaAATAGTTTTTCATTTCTATGATGCACGAAAATTGTCATGAATTGTATATAgcacttttctgtttctgataaCTCATCACCCATCTCAGGAATGTTATCATCTGTTAACATCGGGAAGAAACACTGCAAGTTCTACAAGGAATAGACAAAATCATCTTTTGAAGTGATTTGAGATATGAACAGTGTGCACAAGATTATATTTCTATTGGAAGTTAATTTCTCTTCAGGAGTCCTACCACTTCCAAATGGAACCAGTTGCTTTAGGGATTATtacaaaaagcacatttttcttttcctcctatgACTAAtactaatgaaaaaataattacctgTACTTCTGCAGTCAAGGCATGCCTGCAGCTGCAACAGTAACTTGGCCACACCTAATGcctttcatttccaaaatgaaggaaagctAAAAAAGACATGACTATGGAAAAGGTCCATAGTTTTTTAGCTATTATAGTGTTGTTAGCTCTACCTATCAATAAGCCTGGCTGATATTGCCCTTTATATAATGGCATTACATATGGCCATTATATATAAACTGACactgttttcagttgcttataATTTTAGTTGAACATTAACTGGTTGGGTTCAAGTTTTCAGGATGTGTGTCTAccatggccttttttttttattgtaacttCAGTTGGAAAAGCTTGGCCATTCCTCAAGAGATTAAGGAAATATTCATTGCCTTACATCCATAAAAAACTGGCAGCTTCTTTTTGAATTCACCCTTcaaactgtgtgtgtgtggaagaGCCTGTGTGTGAGGGACAGGCACATGAAAATAGGCTTGCATTTAACCAGGTGCAAATTATAAAGTTAGAAAGACTGATGTTCCTACAAGCAGCCCTACAAGCAGCAAAAGGTTAACAGCTTAAATCCAAGATTTCATCTGCCCTGTGTGCTCACTATCCTCTTGCAACTTGCTTATCATGTTGTACCTGCACCATCCATCCCCAGCAACTGAGCTTTATCCCCACACCAACCCTGTACCCTACTGGTGACCCAATAGCATCACAGGGATGAATACACTTGCTTTGGGCTGGGACTTTGGGGGACCCCAGCTGCTCCAGACTGTGTTGGATGGAGTTACCAGAAATAACACTGGGAAGCCTgatccttttgttttctctgtataGTCCAGAGGAAAGCTGGAATGattcttctgcctcctcctgaGACATCGTAGCACTGGCAATTCTCCAGGGTCAGCTGGGCATAGCGATTCCTATCCATGTCCTACCACAGATTTCTCAAAGCTCTTCACAtgattcacagaaagaaaacaccctGGGTAACAGGAACTGCTCCTTACATTTTATATTCCGTTTGGGCAATATTCAGTTTGGAccagtttttttaaatggttctgATTAATAATAAGAAATTATGCTATATTTGCATggtattttaattataaaactGTGCTAGGGAGAATTTAGTCTTCTATGTTTTTTGCAGCAAgattaaaattacaaaaaaaagcaacctgAAAAATGTGGAATTTTCCCCTTGAAAGTCTTTGCAAAAGAAACTCCTTCTTCATGGGTCCACAGACTAAACCTATGCCTGAAATTTTGAGAGCAACAATGAATTACAAGGAATTATTGCATTATACTTCAGATGTAATCTTGTCTAGTTCCTATTGCTAGGTGAAAAAGTATGTCTGTTTTATCTTTTGCTCTAAAAATCTCtaaacaacagcaaaatgcaCTGCACAACAGGACGCATATTGTCATTCTGTAACAAAAGGGCTCAATATCCTGAACAACTGGAAGCAGGTGCCTCCTGTAAACTAACTGTATACCCACAGAAATGAGTGGCCAGATCACCAGACTCCACTGACTTGATTTGAGCTCTAAAAGATTACTCCTCAGAAGTGTTGGATTTTCACAGAGTGAAAGttatctttcctttctcttctatAAACAGTAAAGATTAAACTTCTTGTCATGGTTGTTCAAGGAGGAATAATACATTTTGTCCACTGCCTGCCACCCCAGACAACATACAACATGGACAAAATGCAGCTTTACACACAGCAAATGTTATTTATACGAGTCGTTAGTCTTTTACAGCACATGCATGGTTCCACTGAAGCCTATGGAAGGATGTACTGATCATAAGTTGACAACAAAACCTTCAAGATAACTTTTATTTCtaagaaagatgtttttgtattttttcaattTAAGCAAAGCATCCTCACActtcctctgtttttccaagTACTTTCAGAGATGAGagaaatatttagaaagcaattattgcattatttttaaaagtgtaacCTTATAAAGTACCTTTGACTCATATTGCCCCTCTCCAAAATGCACCTTCTTCTTCTGCCTAGGCTACATTGGAAAAGATTCACTTTCTTTAGGTAACCAATTTCTATATTTATAGATAATATCTGGCTATAAAACAGACACTTTATGCTAACTGAACCGAATTAGAAGGATAAATCATCTTGATTTGGATCAAAGTGATGCTGTAATAACTACTTAAGCTTGTggagatttttgcttttgttttcatttccatgtCTTAGAACAACACCTGCAAAATTTGCCCCTGGGATTTTactaatgtaaatattttggaCTCTTTCTTGGGCTCAGTTCAGCCTTGGATGGTCACCTCTGAAGTGCACAGGACAATGGCCACCTTGTTCCTCATGTGCATTTGTCTCCATCAAAGAATCACATCATAGTTTGAGATAAGTAGTGAGTGCTGAAATACAAACATCTGCTGTGCCTTACCAACATCACAGCAATTCTGTATGGAGAACTTAAAAGGCTTTGGAGTGTAAAGATCATTTCTGCTCAAGATTTAGTAACTCTACAATATTGCTTGTAAAAGAAATGTTAGAAATATTGTCGTGGTATCCCTCAAAACCAGAGTTGGGATCAGACATCCCAGATCCAGTCAACCAAAAGGGTTGGTTTGCTATTATGTGTAATCTCAAATCAGGAGCTATTCTGATGTGCTACTTTCACATGTATTCCCATATAAATGCAACAGAAGTCTCATGACATAAAGAAACCAGACATCTATGCTTTGGCTGGATATTCAGGACTACAGGTAGTATCAGTTTACATAGTAATATTAGCCCAGGAACTGATTAATCTTTAAGAATATTCTGAGGGAAaatatggattattttttaaaccagatCAGTACATTGATATGGTTTGCAGTTGTGTTGGCATGGCAGAGCAAGA from Pelecanus crispus isolate bPelCri1 chromosome W, bPelCri1.pri, whole genome shotgun sequence encodes the following:
- the LOC104038959 gene encoding LOW QUALITY PROTEIN: atrial natriuretic peptide receptor 3 (The sequence of the model RefSeq protein was modified relative to this genomic sequence to represent the inferred CDS: inserted 2 bases in 1 codon); translation: MPPWLLGSLCCVLAAPGGGPAEEEEKLIRVLVLLPQDDAYLFSLGRVRPAIEYAVRCLRESGAGLPPGYAFQLTYEDSACGNRALFSLVDMVALQRRRPDLLXWDVPMLSAGALAAGFGAKGGEYSHLTRIAPAYAKMGEMLLALFRHHQWSRATLLYSDSNPERSCYFAMEGIHVVFQEEAFHMAMHSFDESSCHLDNIVHALQAGERVVIMCASSDTIRNIMLAAHRQGMTNGDYAFFNIELFNSSSYGNGSWRRGDKHDLEANTSFW